The DNA region ACTCCGTTCTCACTTCTCTTGTCTATCTATCATTCATATTACTACTAAGTTTTGTTgcatctttctctctttagtATTAAAGCAAACCACAAACAAAAATGGGAAGCTGCTTTCTCTTCTTCGTCGTTTTACTATTATCGTCTTCCGTTGACGCCTGCGACCGATGTCTCCAACGCTCTAAGGCTGCTTATTTCTCCTCTGCCTCTGCTCTCTCCTGTATTCACTCATCCCTTCACTCTCTCTTattgttaaataattattttctcatCCCTGTCTTTCTTCTACTCTTTTTTTTAGCGGGAGCTTGCTCCTATGGTTCTATGGCTACGAGTTTCTTCGCCGGTCACATAGCCGCTGCCGTGCCTTCAATATACAAAGACGGCGCCGGCTGCGGAGCTTGCTTCCAGGTCAGATGCAACAACCCTTCTCTTTGCAGCACCAGAGGAACCACGGTGATGGTCACCGACCTGAACATGAGCAACCAAACAGATCTTATCCTCAGCAGCAGAGCCTTCAGGGCCATGGCTAAGCCGGTTATTGGCGCCGACAGAGATCTTATCCTTAGACAAGGCGTTGTGGACATTCAATACCAGAGGTTCCAAACAAAACCCTtagttttatttcatttaaattaatatttttgctttagtagtaatataataacaaatatattttgaaaacagaGTCCCTTGCGACTACGGaaacaagaagatgatgaatgtgagagttgaaGAATCAAGCAAGAAGCCAAATTACTTGGCGATAAAGCTCTTGTACCAAGGAGGCCAAACCGAAGTCGTAGCCATCGACATTGCTCAGGTTGGTTCTTCCCATTGGAGTTACATGACCAGAAGCCACGGAGCCGTCTGGGTCACTGACAAAGTACCAACCGGACCTCTTCAGTTCAGATTCGTGGTGACTGCTGGCTTCGACGGCAAAATGCTCTGGTCCCAGCGAGTTCTTCCGGCCAACTGGGAAGCTGGCAAGATCTACGACGCCGGCGTTCAGATCACCGACATTGCTCAGGAAGGTTGTGATCCATGCGACGATCACATCTggaactgatttttttttttttttttacatagcCTCATGTGTAATCAGCTATTCactattatttgattttaactGCAATCAatgttaatttattaaaaacaaaagagaactAAAGAAAGATTAAAAGATggatatacatatacatgtatgtaCAAAAGaggtctatatatatatgtacacagGACCACCTTTCTTTCTACTTGTAACCCTTCAAATGACATTACATTTTGTGTTTTGGAAAAGAatgtttgtttctttgcataaagagcacaaaagaaaaaaagaaagggaGAAAAGATTAGTCAGAAGATCTCATCATGGTCAACTTCTGGTTGATGATTCAAACTCGCTTCTAGTGGCCATGGGGACATTGCCAATGTCTGAGTACTCCCATGGCCATGAGTCTTGCTCGTCCTCTTTTAGTTTTTCattgtccttcttcttcttcttttgacaAATGCAGGAGGTCGGGTTCTCATGGAACTCTCCTTCTCCTGCTTTCATTTCATCTGGCTCCCCCATGAACCCTGTTTGGTATTTCCGGACCTTGGTTGAGAATTCATCCCATGTCATGTTGTGTCTGTTTGTGAAGATTTTATGGAGTTTCTTGGCGTTTGGACGGATGGTTACTTTATGTCCCATGTATCTTctgctcatatatatatatttttttgtgaaaattataaaacaagAGAGTGTGTAAAAAGTGATGTCAAGTATGCATGCATACCTTCTTCCGGCTAAGATTCTAGCCATGTTGCCGTTGTTGTTGGTGACAAATGCGTCGCTCTCATCACACACGATGAAGTCAAGAGCAGCCATGCGTGATGAGAAGCGTGCAAACGGAGCTAGCTCTTTCTTAGAAGTCAATGTCTCTTTTGTATGGATATTTGGAAACAGAGCTCTTAATGGTGCTAGTGTAGCATCCCCTCCGTATACCTCGCCTGATGCAACGTACAAGTGAACTTCTCTACCAAAGCCTAAGCCCCTGAGCATCAGACCGATCTCCTCTGGAGTCAGGGGACATCTCCCGTGCTCCCGTACCTTGTCAGGGTTTGCCGCCTacacattacattgcaaattaATTTAGTGTTGAATTGATGAAAGAGTTATTATACATATGGAAAGCAACTCATCCTCACGTGTAAAGTTTTCCACCTTCTTCTCATAGCTCCGAGTTCAAGTCTCTCTTTCTGACCTCCCCCATAATAGCATCCGGAGAAGGCCAGCATATCAGGTTCGAACCTAGAACAAACATGCCGCATCTGATTAGctatattcattttcttttttctttttttttaaagagttcTTTATTTGTGGTACCTGAGATGAAGGGCAACAAAGTGTTTGGATTTGGTTCTCATCCGGTCAACCAGAGTTTGGCCCATCTTGTTGATAGTCTCCGTATATCTCACCGCATGGTAGTTCACTCTACACCTCAGCTTCTGTAGCTCTGAATCCAGCTGGTTGGCCAGCCTGTAATCGAATTTAGAGAGTTGTACAACCTGCAATATCAGAGTTGATCATGAGCATACTCATAATAATATCAAAGAGGGCCAACTTTTGGAGTAGAAAACTGACTGACATGCTTCTTCTTAAGAAGGGGCAAAACACGCTGCAGGTAGCAAGAGGGTGTGCACTTCCTGGGAACACGAATGGACTGTAGGCCAATGAGTCTTGACTCTTCTCCTTTAGGAAGCTCCTTGATGATCTTGACATCTTTGGAGAGATGCGTAATGAACCAATCAACGTCAAATATTTCTTCGAAGTTGCTGCACCAAAAGAAGTTATGTGTTAGAAAAAAGCAAGAAATTCAATCTCCTTCAAATGCAggagaataatatatatatatatatatagagagagagagagagagagagagaggaggaccTGGTGTCCTTCCAGTATGAATTTTGGTCCAGTTTAGGGATCACAAGAGTGGCATTTAGGATGTAAGCCGCAACCACAGCGTCTATTATCTGAGTTAGATCCCCCcaccacccaaaaaaaaaagaaagtcagAGAAACAAATCGGCTCTCCAAGCAGgtagtatataatataatatgtgAAACTCACCCCTGTTCGCTGTTGGTTTAACCCTCCGCTCGTAGCGATCAGTAGATATCGATCTGTTTGACTCGTCTTATCCAAAACTGCCACCCATTCCAATAAGCATCAGCTGATTAAAACagaggaattttttttaagGGTGCCTAACATACCTTGAAAGGTGTCACTGGCATTGCTGCAGCCATAGTAGGAGTTGGACAATTTCGAGCTCCATAAGTGCCGATCCGATCTTCCTCCATTTTCCTGAGATTACCAAAATAATGATATCAtgtgtttattaaaaaaaaagagaaggtaTTCGGTAATGTATCAATGCTAAGAGCTTTTAACGTACGGGTACGAGAAGCTTGGGTTCCACGGCAATTTGATTCTTCCTctgaaaacaaaacagagaaatgAAATTTCTGAAGATGGATTTTCATATTAAGTTGTTGAAATGAATGAATGTAAACGTACGCCTGGTGGTGAGCGATGGATCACAGGAGGGAAGgaaaaggagaagaggaggaggaggaggagacagccgGAGAAGGCAGAGACCAGAGGGAATAAACGGTGACGGCGGCGAAGGAGTAGCAGTAACTGGTGTCGGATTCCGGCCATAGCCAGTTTTTTTCTTGTCAGGTTCGGTGCCATAATTCTCccttttcttcatcttcaaaTTTAAAGACGCCATTAATTGTGTAAGACACaggagaaggagaaagagagagagagggagggagggaggctacaaagaataagaagaaaacaagagaAATGGAAAGGAGAGTGTGCAAAATGAGGAGGCCGAGGATGAACAAGAGGTCATTTTTTTCTACAGAAATGACGTTGCTAAGGCAGAGCAAAAGTTGGTTGCCGAGAAACTATGAGACTAACTCCAAACTAATCTCCAACAAATAAacactcaatatttttttttaactctttaTTCGTATGTGTTTTAGCAACTTACCGAATCTCCCGCTTTGTTCTGTCTGTAAGTTGTATCAttactttttttaattagttagcTGTTTGATGATCTCATTACATTCTTATCTCCTAATCTATTCCAGTTGAAATTGTCTTACTTTTTTCTATTCCAAAATTAGACTTATCttctaaatttttcttttgtttttaaaagccAACTAGttcaaaatttataagttaaatacagaaaatataatattagaaaACTGTGTTTACGTGCAGGCATGTAATGATTAAATAGGCATgtaatgattaaataaaaacCGAAAAGAAGAATTCATTGTGGATGGAATATAACAGCATTTGAATAAAATCAAGTTATTGTCTAtagtaacaataataaaaagcAATGGAATTGTACCTGCATGCATGAGGAGAGACTCACGCAATGGAAAGTCGCCAAAACAGAAACCATCGGAAAATGATTTTAAGTGTGTTTGTTTTGATGAATAGATAGTCTATTCTATTTAAATAgattgattaaaaaaatcatcttataaaaatattttattagattaattcactaataatttttatcttattaaaacatgaatattatttagaaataatttatttcTCAATGATATGTACAAAAAATGTCACTCACTATTTAATTAGTATACCTAGAACTCTTAAAACAATAAGTATATCATTCAAGTTTGAGACCATCCAAATAAATTACTGTTAATATATCTTCTATTAATGGTTCTATAACTTAATCATAtccataaattattttcaatttaatttaatcatatttatcatattttctggTTTAAATGATTTTGACACCTTACCATCAGT from Raphanus sativus cultivar WK10039 unplaced genomic scaffold, ASM80110v3 Scaffold1831, whole genome shotgun sequence includes:
- the LOC130504855 gene encoding expansin-like A2, which produces MGSCFLFFVVLLLSSSVDACDRCLQRSKAAYFSSASALSSGACSYGSMATSFFAGHIAAAVPSIYKDGAGCGACFQVRCNNPSLCSTRGTTVMVTDLNMSNQTDLILSSRAFRAMAKPVIGADRDLILRQGVVDIQYQRVPCDYGNKKMMNVRVEESSKKPNYLAIKLLYQGGQTEVVAIDIAQVGSSHWSYMTRSHGAVWVTDKVPTGPLQFRFVVTAGFDGKMLWSQRVLPANWEAGKIYDAGVQITDIAQEGCDPCDDHIWN
- the LOC130504854 gene encoding LOW QUALITY PROTEIN: protein ROOT HAIR SPECIFIC 17-like (The sequence of the model RefSeq protein was modified relative to this genomic sequence to represent the inferred CDS: deleted 1 base in 1 codon), translating into MASLNLKMKKRENYGTEPDKKKLAMAGIRHQLLLLLRRRHRLFPLVSAFSGCLLLLLLFSFSFPPVIHRSPPGRKNQIAVEPKLLVPENGGRSDRHLWSSKLSNSYYGCSNASDTFQVLDKTSQTDRYLLIATSGGLNQQRTGIIDAVVAAYILNATLVIPKLDQNSYWKDTSNFEEIFDVDWFITHLSKDVKIIKELPKGEESRLIGLQSIRVPRKCTPSCYLQRVLPLLKKKHVVQLSKFDYRLANQLDSELQKLRCRVNYHAVRYTETINKMGQTLVDRMRTKSKHFVALHLRFEPDMLAFSGCYYGGGQKERLELGAMRRRWKTLHAANPDKVREHGRCPLTPEEIGLMLRGLGFGREVHLYVASGEVYGGDATLAPLRALFPNIHTKETLTSKKELAPFARFSSRMAALDFIVCDESDAFVTNNNGNMARILAGRRRYMGHKVTIRPNAKKLHKIFTNRHNMTWDEFSTKVRKYQTGFMGEPDEMKAGEGEFHENPTSCICQKKKKKDNEKLKEDEQDSWPWEYSDIGNVPMATRSEFESSTRS